In Chiroxiphia lanceolata isolate bChiLan1 chromosome 9, bChiLan1.pri, whole genome shotgun sequence, one DNA window encodes the following:
- the HEBP2 gene encoding heme-binding protein 2 gives MIKSFKQTFLSLDLQSPRWSSTEMMAKDYELRQYETAKWVSTVIRGESQKEAMRQGFWKLFHYIQGKNEREMKIDMTVPVTCLVKSGCTDFKISFFVPFEHQDSTPQPLDSDVFVEERKAAAIFVRSFGGFASPEKYAEEAEVLARTLRNRGQPFHEDFFYTAGYDSPFKLFNRHNEVWYFKK, from the exons ATGATCAAATCCTTCAAGCAAACATTCCTGTCCCTGGACCTGCAGTCACCTCGGTGGAGCTCAACAGAGATGATG GCCAAGGACTATGAACTGCGTCAGTATGAGACGGCCAAGTGGGTGAGCACAGTCATCAGGGGGGAAAGCCAGAAGGAAGCCATGCGCCAGGGCTTCTGGAAGCTCTTCCACTACATTCAGGGAAAGAATGAGAGAG AAATGAAGATTGACATGACTGTGCCAGTGACCTGCCTGGTGAAATCTGGCTGCACAGACTTCAAGATCTCGTTTTTTGTGCCCTTTGAACACCAGGActccaccccccagcccctggaCTCGGATGTGTTCGTGGAGGAGCGGAAGGCAGCGGCGATCTTTGTCCG GTCCTTTGGTGGCTTTGCCTCCCCAGAGAAATATGCTGAGGAAGCTGAAGTCTTGGCCAGAACCTTAAGAAACAGAGGCCAACCATTCCATGAAGACTTCTTCTATACTGCAGGCTATGACAGTCCCTTCAAGCTCTTCAACAGGCACAATGAAGtgtggtattttaaaaagtaa